Proteins co-encoded in one Oncorhynchus keta strain PuntledgeMale-10-30-2019 chromosome 36, Oket_V2, whole genome shotgun sequence genomic window:
- the LOC118369590 gene encoding zinc finger protein 883: protein MEDSETDLTSSEPDALGADFITVELDTQPIEYVVKWAEVGSKFTISCVKKEADEGSGLNLDQVKAEPDEPFFAQYEEEFPGCDIAEQSVIVNDSDEDDHTEPGSSHLVPVGDGSDSGSEKGEYSSPGGNYSCNYCGKCYSHSSSLSRHQQLHTGKAPLPPNKQMDAGSGEGNKYKCTQCAMRFKSRRALGTHMRTHRGMRVYPCNICGKDFNHSSSLSRHRLIHKKGKGIPSGARPAEISYVRRPPGSRKNKKQAGAKKIPGEKKIPIVKNLPGEKFYACTQCDMTFKNSIGLSKHQVSHVKDLLNNYAQGKDSLTKSSDLKIRLKLCSRDKPNFYTLCKKNKRSRAAKRQRQRQTSVSEEEEGQYACEQCDKHFSQVQSLARHQQMHKGDKFSCSYCKKTFARLSNLHHHERSHSTGGKYECTTCNKTFVHSSSYSRHKRQHAEEAHQRQWKGIDEMAPLDSDSE from the coding sequence ATGGAGGACTCGGAAACTGATTTGACTTCGTCTGAACCGGACGCACTTGGTGCAGACTTCATCACAGTGGAACTGGACACCCAGCCCATAGAATATGTTGTCAAGTGGGCAGAGGTCGGGTCTAAGTTCACAATATCCTGTGTGAAAAAGGAGGCGGACGAGGGATCTGGCCTGAATCTTGACCAGGTGAAGGCAGAGCCAGATGAGCCCTTCTTTGCCCAGTATGAGGAGGAGTTCCCTGGCTGTGACATTGCAGAACAGAGTGTCATAGTAAACGACTCTGATGAGGACGACCACACTGAGCCGGGGAGTAGCCATCTGGTCCCTGTAGGAGATGGCTCTGATTCAGGCTCGGAGAAAGGGGAATATAGCTCACCAGGGGGAAACTACAGCTGCAACTACTGTGGGAAGTGCTACAGTCATTCCTCAAGCCTCTCAAGACACCAGCAATTGCACACAGGAAAGGCACCCCTACCCCCAAACAAGCAAATGGATGCAGGGTCAGGTGAGGGGAACAAATATAAATGCACACAGTGTGCAATGCGATTCAAAAGCAGAAGAGCTCTTGGCACTCATATGAGAACACATCGGGGCATGAGAGTTTACCCATGCAACATCTGTGGGAAGGATTTTAACCACAGCTCCAGCTTGTCGCGTCATAGGCTCATCCACAAAAAAGGGAAGGGTATTCCCTCTGGTGCTCGACCTGCAGAAATCAGTTATGTCCGCCGCCCGCCAGGCAGCAGGAAAAATAAAAAGCAGGCTGGCGCGAAGAAGATCCCTGGCGAGAAGAAGATCCCGATCGTGAAGAACCTCCCCGGAGAGAAGTTCTACGCGTGTACACAATGTGACATGACCTTCAAGAACTCCATTGGCCTCTCGAAACACCAAGTCTCTCATGTCAAGGATCTTCTGAATAACTATGCCCAGGGTAAAGACAGTCTCACCAAGTCCTCAGACTTGAAAATACGCCTCAAGTTGTGCTCGAGGGACAAACCCAACTTCTACACCCTCTGCAAGAAAAACAAGCGGTCAAGAGCTGCCAAGCGCCAGCGGCAGCGCCAAACATCAGTCTCTGAGGAAGAGGAAGGACAATATGCATGCGAGCAGTGTGACAAGCACTTCAGCCAGGTGCAGAGCCTCGCCAGGCACCAGCAAATGCACAAGGGAGACAAGTTCAGCTGCTCTTACTGTAAAAAGACCTTCGCCAGGTTGTCCAACCTCCACCACCATGAGAGATCTCACTCCACAGGGGGCAAGTACGAATGCACCACCTGCAACAAGACATTTGTGCACTCGTCTAGCTACTCCAGGCACAAGCGGCAGCATGCCGAGGAGGCCCACCAGCGCCAGTGGAAGGGCATAGATGAGATGGCACCACTTGATTCAGACTCTGAGTGA